In Fulvia fulva chromosome 10, complete sequence, a single window of DNA contains:
- a CDS encoding Ecp45, with translation MKTAGIISAIAAVASATTVSYDEGYDQAGRALTVVSCSDGDNGLITKYGYQTQGAIPGFPLIGGSSDIAGWNSPQCGKCYQVTYNGNSINFVAMDHVAQGVNLSKEAMDRLTGGQAVAKGRVEATVTQVDVSQCGLTPKRSIEFNA, from the exons ATGAAGACCGCTGGAATCATCTCTGCCATCGCGGCTGTCGCCTCTGCCACCACAGTTAGCTACGATGAGGGATACGATCAAGCTGGCCGCGCACTTACGGTCGTCTCTTGCTCCGATGGTGATAATGGTCTGATCACCAAGTACGGCTACCAGACACAGGGAGCTATCCCAGGCTTCCCACTCATCGGTGGCTCGAGCGACATTGCTGGCTGGAACTCACCACAATGTGGAAAATGCTACCAAGTCAC ATACAATGGCAACAGCATCAACTTCGTGGCCATGGACCATGTTGCTCAAGGCGTCAACCTCAGCAAAGAGGCCATGGACAGGCTCACTGGTGGACAGGCTGTGGCAAAGGGACGTGTCGAGGCCACTGTGACCCAGGTTGATGTGTCTCAATGCGGTCTCACGCCAAAGCGATCGATCGAATTCAACGCATAA
- a CDS encoding Alpha-glucosidase: MDFSFLRLLANTSSDWVAMARYSWPQALLTVSSLAFAQETSNAADGLATTAYGSSTGSVASATVSGATSLYSVAFTVPAAADIGPNILPNIKDPNAKQAQALCPGYKARNVTNTEYGFTATLGLAGEACNVYGTDIETLSFELDVQSAHRMRISIQPAYLDSSNSSQYLLSEEIVPEPEQEQDGQTTDLQFSWTNEPTFAFTVLRKSTGDVLFDTTGSVLVYENQFIEVVSQMPEEYNMYGMGERIHGLRLGNNFTATFYAADVGDPIDENIYGVHPFYLDTRYYEVDEQTGEHTLVTTQNTTSDNDYVGYSHGVFLRNAHGMEALMLPTNLTWRSLGGSIDLFIFDGPTQDAVTKQYQLGAIGLPANQPYWSFGFHQCRWGYKNWTELQAVVNTYRDFDIPLETVWTDIDYMFQYRDFENDPNTFPYPAGQEFLSRLHANGQHYVPIVDSAIYIPNPNNASDNYSIYTDGNDRGVFLNNPDGSQYIGSVWPGYTVFPDWHAGEAVPWWTDSMLAHHKNVPWDGIWIDMSEVSSFCIGSCGSGNLSLNPVHPPFGLPGEEGSKIFTYPEGFNLTNATEASAAASLSSSQASAVAAATPAGSATTAYFQAPAITPEVRNVNQPPYAINNVQGDLAVHAVSPNATHVDGVEEYDVHSLFGHQILNATYQALLAVFPEKRPFIIGRSTFAGSGKYAGHWGGDNTSLFAYMYFSISQALNFALFGIPMFGVDTCGFNGNSDEELCNRWMQLSAFFPFYRNHNTLSANSQEAYVWASVAEASRKAMAIRYSLLPYMYTLFYLAHSTGSIVMRALSWEFPNDPSLASLDTQFLLGPAILVSPALGQGQTEVGAIFPGVKHGEVWYDWYTQEAVNATAGKNNTLAAPLGHIPVHIRGGYVLPQQEALYTTAECRNSSWSLIAALDKDGSAAGQIYLDDGVSVSPPSTLLVDLTASNGTLYASSRGLYEDTNSLANVTVLGVQSEPSSVILNGQTISSGVAYNSTSKVLSVNGLQNATSQGAWASDWTLKWS, from the exons ATGGACTTCTCATTCTTACGACTCCTCGCCAACACCTCGAGTGACTGGGTAGCTATGGCTCGATACAGTTGGCCGCAAGCATTGCTTACTGTTTCGTCTCTCGCCTTTGCCCAGGAGACATCAAATGCAGCAGACGGCCTGGCAACGACAGCGTATGGCAGCTCCACTGGCTCGGTGGCGTCTGCAACAGTGTCTGGCGCTACCAGTCTCTACTCTGTAGCCTTCACGGTGCCAGCTGCAGCTGACATTGGGCCGAACATTCTACCTAACATCAAAGACCCCAACGCAAAGCAGGCTCAGGCCCTGTGTCCCGGATACAAGGCCAGAAATGTGACAAACACCGAGTATGGCTTCACTGCTACCTTGGGCCTTGCTGGCGAGGCT TGCAATGTCTATGGTACCGACATCGAGACTTTGTCTTTCGAGCTGGATGTGCAGTCTGCGCATAGGATGCGCATTTCCATTCAGCCCGCCTATCTCGACAGCAGCAATAGCAGCCAGTACCTCCTCAGCGAAGAGATTGTACCAGAACCTGAGCAAGAACAAGATGGCCAGACAACAGATCTGCAATTCAGCTGGACCAACGAGCCTACGTTTGCATTCACCGTACTGCGCAAGTCCACTGGAGATGTGCTCTTTGACACGACGGGATCAGTCCTCGTCTACGAAAACCAGTTCATCGAAGTCGTCTCGCAAATGCCAGAAGAATACAACATGTATGGTATGGGCGAACGAATTCATGGATTACGATTGGGCAACAACTTTACAGCGACTTTCTATGCTGCTGATGTTGGCGACCCTATTGACGAGAACATCTATGGCGTGCACCCTTTCTACCTGGACACGAGATACTACGAGGTAGACGAGCAGACTGGAGAGCACACTTTGGTCACAACTCAGAACACGACATCGGACAACGACTACGTCGGCTACAGTCATGGTGTCTTCTTGCGAAATGCACATGGTATGGAAGCACTTATGCTGCCCACAAACTTGACGTGGCGCTCGCTCGGTGGAAGCATTGACCTGTTCATCTTTGATGGTCCGACGCAAGATGCAGTGACGAAACAATACCAGCTCGGCGCGATTGGTCTTCCGGCCAATCAGCCATACTGGTCGTTTGGCTTCCACCAATGCCGATGGGGATACAAGAACTGGACCGAGCTCCAAGCTGTGGTCAACACTTACCGCGACTTTGACATCCCCTTGGAAACAGTCTGGACCGACATCGATTACATGTTCCAGTACCGCGACTTTGAGAACGATCCTAACACCTTCCCGTACCCAGCCGGCCAGGAATTCCTCAGTCGACTACATGCGAATGGGCAACACTACGTTCCGATCGTCGACTCTGCCATCTACATCCCGAATCCGAATAACGCATCAGACAACTACTCCATCTACACGGACGGCAATGACCGTGGCGTGTTCTTGAACAACCCAGACGGCAGTCAGTACATTGGATCTGTATGGCCTGGCTATACTGTATTCCCAGACTGGCACGCCGGTGAGGCCGTTCCGTGGTGGACTGACTCCATGTTGGCACATCATAAGAACGTGCCTTGGGATGGCATATGGATCGATATGTCCGAAGTCAGCTCTTTCTGTATCGGAAGCTGTGGATCCGGGAATCTCAGTCTGAACCCCGTGCACCCGCCGTTTGGACTGCCAGGAGAGGAGGGAAGCAAGATCTTCACATACCCAGAGGGCTTCAACTTGACCAATGCGACCGAAGCATCAGCAGCCGCCTCGCTATCTTCATCTCAGGCATCTGCTGTGGCCGCTGCGACACCAGCCGGTTCTGCCACCACGGCATATTTCCAAGCACCTGCCATCACACCAGAGGTGCGAAATGTCAATCAGCCACCGTACGCTATCAACAATGTCCAAGGCGACTTGGCTGTACACGCTGTCAGCCCGAACGCGACTCACGTTGACGGCGTCGAAGAGTATGATGTTCACAGTCTTTTCGGGCACCAGATCTTGAATGCCACCTATCAAGCCTTGCTTGCAGTCTTCCCAGAGAAGCGACCGTTCATTATCGGAAGAAGTACCTTCGCCGGCTCTGGTAAGTATGCAGGCCACTGGGGTGGTGACAACACGAGTCTGTTTGCGTACATGTACTTCAGCATCTCGCAAGCGCTGAACTTTGCGCTCTTCGGTATCCCGATG TTCGGCGTCGACACCTGTGGTTTTAATGGTAACTCAGATGAGGAGCTGTGCAATCGATGGATGCAG CTGAGCGCTTTCTTCCCTTTCTACAGAAATCACAACACTCTGTCGGCAAATTCCCAGGAGGCATACGTCTGGGCATCTGTGGCCGAAGCATCTCGAAAGGCAATGGCCATTCGCTACTCGCTTCTGCCATACATGTACACCCTCTTCTACCTAGCACACTCCACCGGAAGTATCGTGATGCGAGCTCTATCCTGGGAGTTCCCGAACGACCCAAGCTTGGCTTCACTCGACACCCAATTCCTCCTTGGCCCGGCCATTCTAGTCTCACCTGCTCTTGGCCAAGGACAGACTGAAGTTGGCGCAATCTTCCCTGGTGTGAAGCACGGAGAAGTCTGGTACGACTGGTACACCCAGGAGGCCGTCAATGCGACAGCAGGCAAGAACAACACATTAGCAGCTCCACTTGGCCACATACCTGTGCACATTCGTGGTGGGTACGTCCTGCCACAGCAAGAGGCTCTTTACACAACTGCAGAGTGCCGTAACAGCTCGTGGAGCCTGATCGCGGCTCTTGACAAGGACGGCTCTGCTGCAGGTCAAATCTACCTCGATGATGGTGTCAGTGTATCTCCGCCATCGACACTACTGGTTGATTTGACAGCATCAAACGGCACTTTATATGCTTCCTCCCGTGGACTATACGAGGATACCAACAGTCTGGCCAACGTGACAGTTCTTGGTGTTCAGAGCGAGCCGAGTTCAGTCATTCTCAACGGCCAGACAATCAGCAGTGGCGTTGCTTACAACAGCACGAGCAAAGTGCTTAGCGTGAATGGCTTGCAGAACGCAACGAGCCAGGGCGCGTGGGCCAGCGACTGGACGTTGAAGTGGTCATAG